A region from the Chitinophaga sp. Cy-1792 genome encodes:
- a CDS encoding sensor histidine kinase: MSLSSTEIISLIAWVSAIFLIAPGFLIVYVVVYNRRKKRHQEEKEQLQQRFRHELLQSQMEVQEQTLKMIGNDLHDNINQLLGLIVITLSAVDIENKPKATERIQAAEALARRSIQEIRGLSRLLHGEELIGKGLQNAITFELEWLEKAGHHQVTHTGHLDGMPAMPEQELIIFRIFQETLHNIIRHAQATAITVEQQYEQKLLRIGITDNGTGFDVNAALSKGTGMGLSSILRRAAMVGASVDIRSTPGAGTTVIITLPT, from the coding sequence ATGTCGTTATCGTCAACAGAAATAATTTCCCTGATCGCATGGGTAAGTGCTATCTTCCTGATAGCACCCGGGTTTCTGATCGTATATGTAGTCGTATACAACCGTAGAAAGAAGCGGCATCAGGAGGAAAAGGAGCAGCTACAGCAACGCTTCCGGCATGAGCTGCTGCAATCACAGATGGAAGTGCAGGAGCAGACACTGAAAATGATTGGCAACGACCTGCATGATAATATCAACCAGTTGCTGGGCCTGATCGTCATCACACTCAGTGCGGTGGACATAGAAAATAAGCCGAAGGCCACAGAGCGGATCCAGGCTGCCGAAGCACTGGCCAGGCGTTCTATACAGGAAATCCGTGGACTGTCGCGGCTCCTGCATGGTGAAGAGCTGATCGGGAAAGGACTTCAAAACGCCATTACATTTGAATTGGAATGGCTGGAAAAGGCAGGCCACCACCAGGTGACACATACCGGTCATCTTGATGGAATGCCAGCCATGCCTGAGCAGGAGCTGATCATCTTCCGTATTTTCCAGGAAACACTGCATAATATCATCCGCCATGCGCAGGCTACAGCTATCACGGTTGAGCAGCAATATGAGCAAAAATTACTACGTATAGGCATTACCGATAACGGGACCGGTTTCGATGTAAATGCGGCACTGTCCAAAGGTACCGGCATGGGACTTTCCAGTATCCTCCGCCGTGCCGCCATGGTGGGTGCCAGCGTTGATATACGTTCTACGCCTGGTGCAGGTACCACTGTTATTATTACTTTACCCACATAA
- a CDS encoding prolyl-tRNA synthetase associated domain-containing protein, translating into MNSLSNIKEKIMFFISEVTDKAPAAFKTPLQEKVYSTLAQFAVTFERVDTAPAITMEDCIRIDEKLDMRTVKTLFLCNRQQTKFYLYITTAGKPFVTKDLSSAMGIPRVSFASVELLQSVLGTDVGAATVFGVLLDTENKVEVVVDKDILSEAWYGCSDGTTTSYMKVNTSWVIHDFLDYAGHKPTIIEI; encoded by the coding sequence ATGAATTCATTATCTAACATCAAGGAGAAAATTATGTTTTTTATAAGTGAAGTAACAGATAAAGCGCCAGCCGCATTTAAGACGCCTTTACAGGAAAAGGTATATAGCACATTAGCACAGTTTGCGGTAACATTTGAACGGGTAGATACTGCGCCTGCCATTACCATGGAAGATTGCATCCGCATAGATGAAAAGCTGGATATGCGAACTGTCAAAACACTCTTTCTTTGTAACAGGCAGCAGACGAAATTCTATCTCTATATTACTACTGCCGGCAAACCATTTGTCACCAAAGACCTGAGCAGCGCCATGGGTATACCGCGTGTATCCTTTGCTTCAGTAGAATTACTACAAAGTGTTCTGGGTACGGATGTTGGTGCGGCAACTGTTTTTGGGGTATTGCTGGATACAGAAAACAAAGTAGAGGTAGTGGTAGATAAAGACATATTATCAGAAGCCTGGTATGGCTGCAGCGATGGCACCACCACCAGCTATATGAAAGTGAATACCAGCTGGGTGATTCATGATTTCCTGGACTATGCCGGGCATAAGCCAACGATCATCGAGATATAA
- a CDS encoding type I polyketide synthase, with product MEHTTIVDLISRFPVGKANEKALVFLDTNGNESTSYTYRSLKQQCITIAENLYHHLTPKEIVLLCARDQAEFTTAFFGCMMAGIIPAPMAPVRNSKDKSGMERIIRVLQQRTIRTMLIAEEQLPLFREAMQAAGLNDIQFIVLERLHHQNISVITLPEIAADDIAYIQYTSGSTSTPKGVIIRHCNAMRNLAFMYRTFQRSESVRVAGWLPFHHDMGLIGHLLTVLFEHGFGVFISPQAFMATPALWLKIIGQYQANAAAAPPFAFDLCCSKISTTEGLQLSSWKYAYVGAETVSPEILLRFADKFKSSGFDINAFKPVYGLAEATLLAAGGAAGLDELLPLTHTRNTGNSSRSLLPYRTDPEVVISIHDISTGDLLEDGAAGEIYIQGSGNSSGYLEDKATAGITDTTLLKTGDTGFLQGGHLYITGRTKDIIIVRGVNYAANDLESCIRYQQPDLATNDRTVCITYFNTTEELIVFQEIHRHTDAAKKEQLIAHIKGSLAEGYGIIPDNIVLVPSGCIPRTSSYKISRKACLDSYLEGTLPIISDTLHTADTMPAPANDDVVIVAMACRFPGADSPEAFWELLQQGTDAISEVPASRWENDVFYDEKPAVPGKVNTRWGGFVTDIDQFDPALFGISPYEAPEIDPQQRLLMETSWRLLENAGWKKESLAGSDTGVFLGVSTNDYLYMKIKLIPGMESFNAYSGLGNANSLTANRISYTYDLKGPSIAVDTACSSSLTAFHLAVKAILDGECTQAIAGGVNALLSPGPTITLSQFGMMSPVGRCKTFDASADGYVRAEGCGLVMLKRRSAAVQDGDPILATVLATATGQDGKSNGITSPDGEAQHRLIARTLAAGNIDAATVSYIEAHGTGTALGDPVEMEQLVKIYGQSGHPCYVGAVKANIGHLEAGAGIAGIIKSVLMLQHGKIPPQPHLQKINPRIHLEGSRLKIASVLNDWAPGIPRRAAVSSFGFGGALAHAILEEAVPTAAAPASTSTPFFQAPFVFSAHSPEGLHRQADNWIDFLGREPVAGIHDLCYTQATMRTDLRYRLTFLADTKAVLLQKLKAFREGIYQPNELLAEGLRCFIFSGQGDQYMSMGRELYFHFPAFRRAFDRCAAAAEDPAAGYSLTAMINGKDEGSPIMDHEYQPILFAVQYALGILLEEAGCVPDILLGHSIGEYAAACLAGCFEPETGILLLKKRTELLYSLPRRGSMLTVFADKETVSAAIAAYPDICIAGINSPAKTVISGGMESLNVLAAHFKSQQTGIYQLKVSQAFHSHYMEPMLETYREYLQQFTFSAPARRWVSSCLGREMTTAPDADYWVKQTRQAVNFRQALMLLAGEPIREFVEIGPGGNTLLAVSETIDCSNAQLLRTLNFRKGDRTEAYFLLEALCKMYTAGAQVHWEQVIQGQALPAGIPGQAFQHKRYWLEGLSPDQLTAFANPSRQPHSSRQVLRNCFYQVNWNAAGNIPASIPEEILHKKINWIVAAPPGDITRQLLQQLKASQKSVYWFSTGEGDSGKYRADYQFDARSVKADYRRALDKVVNLQRKENEREWKIIYADAGIADIIENSSSVSVSMLVPFLQAVKESALVMPLWLLTRQAQPVPAAGDQLQLNAATLWGFGKTLFLEHPEWRGGMIDIASAADVPALLYKVMQPGKEHCVSLRNGQQYITQLQPLAEVPTATATLRNDGAYIITGGFGGLGLACAQWLAGKGVSHLVLTGRRQLPPADTWAQISDTHPEYAVIKQLLQLQQEGVHLDIHRIDVRDAAAMADIFRQLDNSNIPVRGVLHAAGVNWFAKVMDLDNSQLSATLKIKTDASWQLHQLTKDRDLDCFLLFSSVSALWGSVDLSHYTAANYYMDMLAKYRAGMGLPATSINWGPWAEAGMSAGEQETHVLEQLGFRLMSNSRALACMDTAIAKKMPLSLIADIDWEKFRLFTDFSLQPSLFTAVTKGSNNTQAATNNLDNILGSTPEKARAQIEEVVRMELRMVMLIESMDTIDARQRFNFLGMDSLMAISFVAKLEQYFHCKLPATLAYNYPTIEAVSDFIFSQIYENKEGVNPVITQETPVQPAAIPKAFVSMNERPQAAKVRLYCFPYAGSGASAFTRWADAFGDDLEIIAVQPRGREERSHEPAFTALPAMITDLLNDYSDPEGTFYFFGHSMGALVAYEFYAALQRSGRKLPAGLILSGCGAPLAAGTGTLHQLNETAFIEEVLKSYGDPGVAAERRKALQHTSELLRADLQVLECYEPNGAAINVPLTVVAGVSDPLAPPAEVRRWMELSTNDFSICYLKAGHDLVQQKSTDLIKIISAAIK from the coding sequence ATGGAGCATACAACGATTGTAGACCTCATATCCAGGTTCCCGGTTGGCAAAGCCAACGAAAAGGCACTTGTATTCCTGGATACTAACGGCAACGAATCAACGTCATATACTTACCGAAGCCTGAAGCAGCAATGTATTACCATTGCAGAAAATCTATACCATCATCTTACACCAAAAGAAATAGTATTGTTATGCGCACGCGATCAGGCCGAGTTTACCACGGCCTTTTTCGGGTGTATGATGGCAGGCATCATACCTGCTCCCATGGCGCCGGTGCGTAACAGCAAAGACAAAAGTGGCATGGAGCGGATCATCCGTGTGTTGCAGCAACGCACTATCCGCACCATGCTAATAGCGGAAGAGCAATTACCCCTGTTCAGGGAAGCGATGCAGGCAGCAGGACTGAACGACATTCAGTTTATTGTGCTGGAACGCTTACACCATCAAAATATCAGTGTAATCACCCTGCCGGAAATTGCAGCAGATGATATTGCGTATATCCAGTATACGTCAGGATCTACCAGTACACCTAAAGGCGTAATCATACGGCACTGCAATGCCATGCGAAACCTGGCATTCATGTACCGCACCTTTCAACGCAGTGAATCTGTGCGGGTGGCAGGATGGCTTCCTTTTCACCACGACATGGGCCTCATCGGACACTTACTGACGGTACTCTTCGAACATGGTTTCGGTGTATTTATCAGTCCGCAGGCATTTATGGCCACACCTGCACTATGGCTAAAAATAATCGGGCAGTACCAGGCCAATGCGGCCGCAGCGCCACCGTTTGCATTTGACCTTTGTTGCAGCAAAATCAGTACCACCGAAGGTTTGCAGCTATCGTCCTGGAAGTACGCCTATGTAGGTGCAGAAACAGTATCTCCCGAAATATTACTACGCTTTGCAGACAAGTTTAAATCTTCCGGCTTTGACATAAATGCCTTCAAGCCGGTATATGGACTTGCAGAAGCTACGCTGCTGGCCGCAGGAGGTGCGGCAGGACTGGATGAGCTGCTACCGCTGACGCATACACGTAATACAGGTAATAGCAGCAGGTCGCTGCTCCCCTATCGTACAGACCCCGAAGTGGTCATTTCCATACATGATATCAGCACAGGTGATTTACTGGAAGATGGAGCAGCGGGAGAAATTTACATTCAGGGCAGCGGCAACAGCAGCGGTTACCTGGAAGACAAAGCCACAGCAGGGATCACAGATACGACGCTGCTAAAAACCGGCGACACCGGCTTTCTGCAAGGTGGGCATCTTTATATCACCGGCAGAACAAAAGATATCATTATTGTACGCGGTGTAAATTATGCCGCTAACGACCTGGAGAGCTGTATTCGTTACCAGCAGCCGGATCTGGCCACGAACGACCGCACCGTGTGTATTACGTATTTTAATACTACGGAAGAACTGATCGTTTTCCAGGAAATACACCGGCATACAGATGCTGCTAAAAAAGAACAGCTCATTGCGCATATCAAAGGCTCGCTGGCAGAAGGTTACGGCATTATACCCGACAATATCGTATTAGTTCCGTCGGGCTGTATTCCAAGAACCAGCAGCTACAAGATTTCCCGGAAAGCTTGCCTGGACAGCTACCTGGAGGGTACATTACCCATCATTTCCGACACGCTTCATACAGCAGACACCATGCCTGCACCAGCAAACGATGATGTAGTCATTGTAGCGATGGCCTGTCGTTTTCCCGGAGCGGATTCCCCGGAAGCTTTCTGGGAGCTGTTGCAGCAGGGCACGGATGCTATCAGTGAAGTACCTGCGAGCCGATGGGAGAACGATGTTTTCTACGATGAGAAGCCGGCAGTACCCGGAAAGGTAAATACACGCTGGGGTGGGTTTGTAACAGATATCGATCAGTTTGACCCGGCACTCTTTGGCATTTCGCCCTATGAAGCACCGGAGATAGACCCGCAGCAGCGGCTATTAATGGAAACTTCCTGGCGGTTGCTGGAAAATGCGGGATGGAAGAAGGAAAGTCTGGCCGGCAGTGATACCGGCGTATTCCTGGGTGTAAGTACTAACGATTACCTCTATATGAAAATAAAGCTCATCCCTGGTATGGAGAGCTTCAACGCCTATTCGGGGCTGGGCAATGCCAATAGTCTTACGGCGAACCGTATTTCGTATACCTACGACCTGAAAGGTCCCAGCATAGCCGTAGACACGGCCTGTTCCTCTTCTCTTACCGCCTTTCACCTGGCAGTAAAGGCTATTCTGGATGGGGAGTGTACACAGGCCATTGCCGGCGGTGTAAATGCGTTATTATCTCCGGGGCCAACCATTACATTGTCGCAGTTTGGGATGATGTCGCCGGTAGGAAGGTGTAAAACTTTTGATGCCAGCGCCGATGGATATGTACGCGCAGAAGGTTGCGGGCTGGTCATGCTGAAACGCAGATCAGCAGCGGTACAGGACGGCGATCCGATACTGGCCACTGTACTGGCCACCGCCACCGGACAGGATGGTAAAAGCAACGGCATCACCTCCCCTGACGGCGAGGCACAGCACCGGCTGATCGCAAGAACACTGGCAGCAGGAAATATTGACGCAGCTACCGTGTCTTATATAGAAGCACATGGTACCGGCACTGCTTTGGGTGATCCGGTAGAAATGGAGCAGCTGGTAAAGATATACGGGCAATCCGGTCATCCTTGCTATGTAGGCGCTGTTAAAGCCAACATAGGGCACCTGGAAGCCGGCGCCGGTATTGCCGGCATCATCAAATCCGTACTGATGTTGCAGCATGGAAAAATTCCGCCACAGCCACATCTGCAAAAAATAAATCCACGGATTCACCTGGAAGGCAGCAGGTTGAAAATAGCCAGTGTGCTGAATGACTGGGCGCCGGGCATCCCGAGGCGTGCGGCGGTGAGCTCTTTTGGCTTTGGTGGGGCACTCGCCCATGCCATTCTGGAAGAAGCCGTACCTACAGCAGCTGCGCCGGCATCCACCAGCACGCCGTTCTTTCAGGCGCCATTTGTTTTTTCTGCACATTCTCCGGAAGGATTGCACCGGCAGGCTGACAACTGGATTGATTTCCTGGGCAGGGAACCTGTTGCAGGCATTCATGATCTTTGTTATACACAGGCCACCATGCGTACCGATCTACGTTACCGCCTGACTTTCCTGGCAGATACCAAAGCCGTTTTATTGCAGAAGCTGAAAGCCTTCAGGGAAGGGATTTACCAGCCCAATGAGCTCCTCGCAGAAGGGTTAAGATGTTTTATTTTTTCTGGTCAGGGAGATCAGTATATGAGTATGGGGAGAGAATTATATTTTCATTTTCCCGCATTCCGCCGTGCCTTTGACCGCTGTGCCGCTGCTGCGGAAGATCCTGCTGCCGGCTATTCGCTGACGGCTATGATCAACGGCAAAGACGAAGGAAGTCCGATCATGGACCATGAGTATCAGCCGATACTATTTGCTGTGCAGTATGCATTGGGCATACTACTGGAAGAAGCAGGCTGTGTACCGGATATACTCCTGGGGCATAGTATCGGTGAGTACGCCGCTGCTTGTCTGGCAGGCTGTTTCGAACCTGAAACAGGCATCTTGCTCCTGAAGAAAAGGACAGAATTACTGTATAGTCTTCCCCGGCGAGGTTCCATGTTAACGGTTTTTGCAGATAAAGAAACCGTTTCAGCCGCTATCGCCGCCTATCCGGATATCTGTATCGCCGGCATCAACAGCCCGGCTAAAACCGTCATTTCCGGGGGCATGGAATCACTGAATGTATTGGCAGCCCATTTCAAATCGCAGCAAACAGGCATTTACCAGTTAAAGGTATCCCAGGCCTTTCATAGTCATTACATGGAGCCTATGCTGGAAACGTATCGCGAATACTTACAACAGTTCACATTCAGTGCGCCTGCACGCAGATGGGTTTCTTCCTGTCTGGGCCGTGAGATGACCACGGCACCGGATGCGGACTACTGGGTAAAACAAACACGGCAGGCTGTAAACTTCAGGCAGGCATTGATGCTGCTGGCAGGAGAGCCTATCCGTGAATTCGTAGAAATAGGGCCCGGTGGCAATACCTTGTTGGCCGTCAGCGAAACCATAGACTGTAGCAATGCACAACTGCTACGTACCCTTAATTTCCGCAAGGGCGACAGAACAGAAGCCTATTTCCTGCTGGAAGCACTCTGTAAAATGTATACCGCAGGTGCACAGGTACACTGGGAACAGGTGATACAGGGCCAGGCACTGCCAGCAGGTATACCCGGACAGGCATTCCAGCATAAACGCTACTGGCTGGAAGGACTAAGTCCTGACCAGTTAACCGCCTTCGCCAATCCATCCCGGCAGCCGCATTCCTCCAGGCAGGTATTACGCAATTGTTTTTACCAGGTCAACTGGAATGCTGCCGGCAATATTCCGGCAAGTATACCCGAAGAAATACTTCATAAAAAAATCAACTGGATAGTGGCCGCTCCGCCGGGAGATATTACCCGGCAGTTATTACAGCAGTTAAAGGCATCCCAGAAAAGCGTATACTGGTTTAGCACCGGTGAAGGCGATAGCGGTAAGTACCGTGCAGACTACCAGTTCGACGCACGTTCTGTTAAAGCCGATTACCGCAGGGCACTTGATAAAGTCGTAAACCTGCAACGGAAAGAAAATGAGCGCGAGTGGAAAATCATTTATGCAGATGCAGGCATTGCAGATATTATAGAAAATAGTTCATCCGTTAGCGTTAGTATGCTGGTACCTTTCCTGCAGGCAGTAAAGGAAAGTGCGCTGGTAATGCCGCTGTGGTTGCTGACGCGTCAGGCGCAGCCCGTACCGGCGGCAGGCGATCAGCTACAGCTGAATGCCGCCACGCTGTGGGGTTTCGGAAAAACACTCTTCCTCGAGCATCCCGAATGGCGAGGTGGGATGATAGATATTGCCAGCGCTGCTGATGTTCCCGCATTACTATATAAAGTTATGCAGCCGGGGAAAGAGCACTGCGTCTCTCTGCGCAACGGCCAGCAATATATCACGCAGCTGCAACCACTTGCGGAAGTACCAACGGCTACGGCTACACTCCGCAACGATGGTGCCTATATTATTACCGGTGGCTTCGGCGGGCTGGGCCTGGCCTGTGCCCAATGGCTGGCCGGAAAAGGCGTCAGCCATCTGGTGCTTACCGGCAGACGCCAGTTACCTCCGGCTGATACCTGGGCACAAATCAGTGATACACATCCGGAATATGCGGTGATCAAACAATTACTGCAACTCCAACAGGAAGGGGTACACCTGGATATCCATCGTATAGACGTACGCGATGCTGCCGCCATGGCAGATATTTTCCGGCAGCTTGACAACAGTAACATACCTGTTCGTGGCGTATTACATGCTGCCGGTGTAAACTGGTTTGCTAAAGTAATGGACCTTGATAACAGTCAGCTGTCCGCCACACTGAAAATAAAAACCGATGCTTCCTGGCAGCTGCACCAGCTCACCAAAGACAGGGACCTGGACTGCTTCCTGCTGTTCTCCAGTGTTTCTGCGCTCTGGGGCTCGGTAGACCTCAGTCATTATACCGCAGCCAACTATTACATGGACATGCTCGCCAAATACAGAGCCGGTATGGGGTTGCCGGCAACAAGCATCAACTGGGGGCCGTGGGCCGAAGCGGGCATGAGTGCCGGCGAGCAGGAGACGCATGTGCTGGAACAGCTGGGATTCAGGCTGATGAGCAATTCCAGGGCACTGGCATGTATGGACACCGCCATCGCCAAAAAAATGCCGCTGTCATTAATTGCAGATATAGACTGGGAGAAATTCCGTTTATTCACCGACTTCTCCCTGCAACCTTCGCTGTTTACCGCCGTAACGAAAGGCAGTAACAACACGCAGGCAGCCACAAATAACCTGGACAATATCCTTGGCAGCACGCCGGAAAAAGCCAGGGCACAGATAGAAGAAGTAGTAAGAATGGAGCTGCGCATGGTGATGCTCATAGAATCCATGGATACCATCGATGCCAGACAGCGCTTCAATTTCCTCGGCATGGACTCTTTGATGGCCATCTCCTTTGTAGCAAAGCTGGAGCAGTATTTCCACTGCAAACTACCGGCAACACTGGCTTACAACTACCCTACCATTGAGGCGGTAAGTGATTTTATTTTTTCTCAGATATACGAAAACAAGGAAGGGGTTAATCCGGTTATCACGCAGGAAACTCCCGTCCAGCCGGCAGCAATACCAAAAGCCTTTGTATCCATGAACGAAAGGCCGCAGGCGGCGAAAGTCCGGCTGTATTGCTTTCCGTATGCCGGGTCTGGCGCTTCCGCCTTTACGCGCTGGGCAGATGCCTTTGGCGATGACCTGGAAATCATCGCAGTACAGCCTCGTGGCCGTGAAGAAAGGAGTCATGAGCCAGCCTTTACCGCACTACCCGCCATGATCACCGACCTGCTGAACGACTATTCCGATCCTGAAGGAACCTTCTATTTCTTTGGGCATAGCATGGGTGCACTGGTAGCCTATGAGTTTTACGCCGCCCTGCAGCGTAGCGGCCGGAAGTTACCGGCAGGACTGATACTCTCCGGTTGCGGTGCGCCACTGGCAGCCGGCACAGGCACTTTGCACCAGCTGAATGAAACAGCTTTTATAGAAGAAGTACTCAAGAGTTACGGTGATCCTGGCGTAGCTGCCGAGCGCAGGAAAGCATTACAGCATACCAGTGAGCTACTCCGTGCCGACCTCCAGGTACTGGAATGTTATGAGCCCAATGGCGCAGCCATCAATGTTCCGCTGACAGTAGTGGCCGGCGTTAGTGATCCGCTTGCTCCTCCTGCCGAAGTACGCCGCTGGATGGAACTTTCCACCAACGACTTCTCCATCTGCTATCTCAAGGCGGGCCATGACCTTGTGCAGCAAAAGAGTACAGACCTGATCAAAATTATTTCAGCAGCAATCAAGTAG
- a CDS encoding aspartyl/asparaginyl beta-hydroxylase domain-containing protein has protein sequence MSNTRKPWYNVFGGRYTGEQPPFYNTAELPWIGVLENNWETIRDEVTGLMQEKPARLRPYFINKSMSFPPKKWKTMGLYFWKFTMHDNCKKCPETVKLMRQIPNLTSCSLSVLEPGSNINPHQGDTDAIIRCHLGLSVPAALPDCGFQVSKEIRPWENGKALPFCDAHTHTAWNNSGERRLILIIDVMRPEYARDQNMICAHVLASSVLQMLYQRFAFLGSRSGYLKKNLYNLLRYSIWLVLPIQRLKLF, from the coding sequence ATGAGTAATACGCGCAAACCCTGGTATAATGTTTTCGGAGGCAGGTATACCGGCGAACAGCCTCCCTTCTATAATACAGCAGAACTTCCCTGGATTGGTGTACTCGAAAACAACTGGGAAACCATCAGAGACGAAGTTACAGGCCTCATGCAGGAGAAACCGGCCAGACTACGTCCTTACTTTATCAATAAGTCCATGTCTTTCCCACCTAAAAAATGGAAGACGATGGGGCTGTATTTCTGGAAATTCACCATGCATGACAACTGCAAGAAGTGCCCGGAAACAGTGAAGCTGATGCGGCAGATACCCAACCTTACTTCGTGTTCGCTGAGTGTGCTGGAGCCGGGCTCCAATATCAATCCGCACCAGGGTGATACAGATGCCATCATTCGTTGTCACCTGGGATTATCGGTACCAGCGGCGCTGCCTGATTGCGGCTTTCAGGTGTCTAAGGAAATACGGCCCTGGGAAAATGGTAAGGCCCTGCCCTTCTGTGATGCACATACGCATACCGCCTGGAATAATTCAGGTGAAAGGAGACTTATTTTAATCATTGACGTCATGCGGCCTGAATATGCCAGGGACCAGAATATGATCTGTGCACATGTGCTCGCATCTTCCGTTTTACAGATGCTGTATCAGCGTTTTGCATTTTTGGGCAGCCGCTCCGGTTACCTCAAAAAAAACCTGTACAACCTCCTGCGGTATTCTATCTGGCTGGTATTGCCCATACAAAGACTGAAGTTGTTCTAA
- a CDS encoding response regulator transcription factor, giving the protein MQENIIRIALVDDHHLFRQGLISLLSEYEEISLVFEAANGLEMQEKMRAGAMPQVVLLDINMPLADGYASAQWLRQHYPGVHILALSTFEDDKPVIKMLKSGAGGYLLKESRIGDVVSAIKGIHEQGFYLNDLVSGKMLRNLQGHNGTDNPLALLSDNEVRFLQLCCSELTYKEIAAEMKLSPHTIDNYRQELFDKLEIKSRTGLVLFAIRHELYVP; this is encoded by the coding sequence ATGCAGGAAAATATTATACGCATCGCTTTGGTAGATGACCACCATTTATTCCGGCAGGGACTGATCAGTTTACTGTCGGAGTACGAAGAGATATCCCTTGTATTTGAGGCTGCCAACGGCCTGGAAATGCAGGAGAAGATGCGTGCCGGCGCCATGCCCCAAGTGGTGCTGCTGGATATTAATATGCCGCTGGCGGATGGATATGCCTCCGCGCAATGGCTACGGCAGCACTATCCTGGCGTGCATATCCTGGCGCTGAGTACCTTCGAAGATGATAAGCCTGTCATTAAAATGCTGAAGAGTGGCGCTGGCGGCTATCTCTTAAAAGAATCACGTATAGGCGATGTCGTTAGCGCCATAAAAGGCATTCACGAGCAGGGCTTTTATCTCAACGACCTGGTATCCGGGAAGATGCTCCGCAATTTACAGGGACATAACGGCACTGATAATCCGCTGGCATTGCTTAGCGATAACGAAGTCAGGTTTCTGCAGCTTTGCTGCTCCGAACTGACCTATAAGGAGATTGCGGCTGAAATGAAACTGAGTCCGCACACAATCGATAACTACCGCCAGGAATTGTTTGATAAGCTGGAAATAAAGTCCAGAACGGGGCTGGTACTGTTTGCGATCCGTCATGAATTATATGTTCCATAA
- a CDS encoding DUF4421 family protein, which produces MGYRITAYFSFVNVLWLLIPTLADCQSRPDSSYLRPFLKRNMAEVYTGLYYTNFNFTGNKNSYQLRANSNAYIGADVSYKWLYVQLAFNIPGTSLDNRIKFKYQNYKFRWGNHRFVFQPYYQSYNGLLIPQASRNGYDAFRGIDFMSAGLDCYYFVNASRFSHKAGYAFSEDQTRSAGSLYFSLSGIWNKVRWPAPSKELITDSTTYALLSANPEWISVIPKAGYAYNLVHHKWLLAPTVQAGAGALRELNTGNYSVRVVTELRATINGGYNGDNYYIYLSSDWYNLNTHLLIQDMQRVYWTLSLTAGMRFKSLPKKILGIL; this is translated from the coding sequence ATGGGTTATAGAATTACTGCATATTTCTCCTTCGTGAATGTATTATGGCTGCTGATACCCACATTGGCAGATTGCCAGTCGCGGCCCGACAGCAGCTACCTGCGGCCTTTCCTCAAAAGAAATATGGCTGAAGTATATACCGGACTCTACTATACGAATTTCAATTTTACCGGTAATAAAAACAGTTACCAATTGCGGGCTAACAGCAACGCCTATATTGGTGCAGACGTCAGCTACAAATGGCTGTATGTGCAGCTGGCTTTCAATATACCAGGTACTTCATTAGACAACAGGATTAAGTTCAAATACCAGAACTATAAATTTCGCTGGGGGAACCACCGGTTTGTATTTCAGCCGTACTATCAATCGTATAACGGGCTGCTGATTCCGCAGGCGAGTCGTAACGGATATGATGCCTTTCGCGGTATTGATTTTATGAGCGCCGGTTTGGACTGCTATTACTTTGTTAATGCCAGCCGTTTTTCGCACAAGGCAGGATATGCATTTTCTGAAGACCAGACCCGGTCTGCAGGTTCCTTATATTTTTCGTTGTCGGGGATCTGGAATAAGGTAAGATGGCCTGCTCCTTCTAAAGAGCTGATTACAGATTCCACCACCTATGCCTTACTTTCCGCGAATCCGGAGTGGATTTCCGTGATCCCCAAGGCAGGATATGCCTATAACCTGGTTCACCATAAATGGCTGTTAGCCCCTACCGTACAGGCAGGAGCTGGCGCCTTGCGGGAATTAAACACCGGCAATTATTCAGTGCGTGTAGTTACGGAATTGCGGGCCACCATCAACGGTGGTTATAATGGCGATAATTACTATATCTACCTGAGTTCAGACTGGTATAACCTCAACACACATCTGCTGATCCAGGACATGCAGCGTGTTTACTGGACGCTGTCGCTTACCGCTGGTATGCGCTTTAAATCTCTCCCTAAAAAAATACTGGGGATATTGTAA